One Brevibacillus choshinensis genomic window carries:
- a CDS encoding MinD/ParA family protein yields MRDQAEQLRQRISQSSQKRSTKLVTVTSGKGGVGKSNFSLNFGLGLIEKGNKAVLFDVDLGLANLDVLMGITPKKHLFHLLEPETTVWDIMEQGPGQLEFIAGGSGFTQIMQLDDDKLDLLFSKLDPLQGYADTIIFDTGAGLSKESLHFMLSSDEVIVVTTPEPPAITDAYAVIKMLHSRNPAVKIRLVINRATSEREGKMTADKLAMVAKRFLNMEILSLGFVSDDTHVTKAVKQQRPFLLTYPQSLASRSIRNLVGRYLENSTKTDIPAIGLKGFLTRLKNFIR; encoded by the coding sequence ATGCGTGATCAAGCCGAACAACTCCGCCAACGTATTTCTCAGAGCTCCCAGAAACGATCGACAAAACTTGTGACCGTGACCAGCGGAAAGGGTGGGGTAGGGAAATCCAACTTCAGCCTGAACTTTGGTCTCGGGTTGATTGAAAAAGGAAATAAAGCAGTCCTGTTCGACGTTGATCTCGGACTTGCCAACCTGGATGTCTTGATGGGGATTACCCCCAAAAAGCACTTGTTCCATCTGTTGGAACCGGAAACGACCGTGTGGGACATCATGGAACAAGGACCCGGACAGCTGGAATTCATCGCGGGAGGTTCGGGGTTTACGCAGATCATGCAACTGGATGACGACAAGCTGGATCTCTTGTTTTCCAAGCTGGATCCACTGCAAGGGTATGCGGATACAATCATTTTTGACACTGGAGCGGGTTTGTCCAAAGAATCGTTGCACTTCATGTTGTCCTCGGACGAAGTGATCGTCGTGACAACACCTGAACCACCTGCGATTACCGATGCGTACGCAGTGATCAAAATGCTGCACTCCCGAAACCCCGCTGTAAAGATTCGACTCGTCATCAACCGAGCGACTTCTGAGAGAGAAGGGAAAATGACTGCTGACAAGCTGGCAATGGTGGCAAAACGTTTCCTGAACATGGAGATCCTCTCGTTAGGATTCGTATCCGATGATACTCATGTTACCAAAGCAGTGAAACAGCAGAGACCCTTCCTGCTTACCTACCCGCAATCGCTTGCGTCACGGAGCATTCGGAATTTGGTTGGTCGGTACTTGGAGAATTCCACAAAAACAGATATCCCGGCGATTGGTCTCAAAGGATTCCTGACGAGGCTGAAAAACTTCATTCGATAA
- a CDS encoding protein-glutamate methylesterase/protein-glutamine glutaminase — translation MSKIRVLVTDDSAFMRKVISDILSTDPDIEVIDRARNGLECIEKCKQLNPDVLTLDIEMPVMDGLTALKTLMSDHPLPTVMLSSLTREGADATIQALELGAFDFVTKPSGPISLDIHKVGDRLIERVKAASLSKGRLQRQSTMQQTTRPQAPEPASIAKPIVSAPVPKETKAPAADWISTPRRLASTKPRLVTLGTSTGGPKALQVVLTAIPADFPAPIAVVQHMPAGFTKSLAQRLNTLSKIRVTEVEDGELLEPGTAYIAPGGYHFEVRQVNGRLQAHLQQEEPRGGHRPSVDVLFESASQLTNVDKWAIIMTGMGNDGTKGLKMMKELGTVTSIVEDESTCVVYGMPRSAFQAGLADNVAPVDKIPELLLRLVH, via the coding sequence TTGAGTAAAATTCGAGTTCTTGTCACAGACGATTCAGCATTCATGAGGAAAGTGATTTCCGATATACTATCGACGGATCCCGATATAGAGGTCATTGATCGAGCGCGTAACGGACTCGAGTGTATTGAAAAATGCAAGCAACTGAATCCGGATGTCCTCACACTGGATATTGAAATGCCGGTCATGGACGGTCTGACCGCGTTGAAGACATTGATGAGCGATCATCCCTTGCCGACCGTTATGTTGAGCAGCTTGACGAGGGAGGGAGCGGATGCAACCATCCAGGCACTGGAATTGGGAGCGTTCGATTTTGTCACCAAGCCATCCGGACCGATTTCGCTCGATATACATAAAGTTGGCGATCGCTTGATTGAACGGGTGAAGGCGGCATCATTGTCCAAAGGGCGATTGCAGCGCCAATCAACCATGCAGCAAACGACTAGGCCGCAAGCGCCGGAACCAGCATCAATCGCAAAGCCGATCGTGTCAGCGCCTGTTCCGAAAGAAACGAAAGCACCCGCTGCCGATTGGATTTCAACGCCTAGAAGACTTGCAAGCACGAAACCGAGACTCGTGACGCTGGGAACATCGACAGGCGGACCGAAGGCGTTGCAAGTGGTTTTAACTGCGATTCCAGCCGATTTCCCTGCACCGATTGCTGTGGTTCAACACATGCCGGCAGGCTTTACCAAATCGCTGGCACAACGGCTCAATACCCTCTCAAAAATCCGCGTCACGGAGGTTGAGGACGGTGAGCTGTTGGAGCCAGGAACGGCCTACATCGCGCCAGGAGGCTATCACTTCGAAGTGCGGCAAGTCAATGGACGATTGCAGGCTCATCTGCAACAGGAAGAGCCGCGCGGAGGTCACCGTCCTTCTGTAGACGTATTGTTCGAATCTGCCAGTCAATTGACAAATGTCGACAAATGGGCAATTATCATGACAGGTATGGGAAATGATGGGACAAAAGGTTTAAAAATGATGAAAGAGCTCGGGACAGTTACGAGCATTGTCGAGGATGAATCGACTTGTGTCGTATACGGAATGCCCCGGTCAGCATTTCAAGCGGGTCTGGCTGACAACGTCGCTCCTGTTGATAAAATTCCAGAGCTGTTGTTGAGGCTCGTGCACTGA